A region of the Pristiophorus japonicus isolate sPriJap1 unplaced genomic scaffold, sPriJap1.hap1 HAP1_SCAFFOLD_2862, whole genome shotgun sequence genome:
CCACTCTGCCCCCCGGGTCCACTCTGCCCCCCGGGTCCACTCTGCCCCCCGGGTCCACTCTGCCCCCCGGGTCCACTCTGCCCCCCGGGTCCACTCTGCCCCCCGGGTCCACTCTGCCCCCCGGGTCCACTCTGCCCCCCGGGTCCACTCTGCCCCCCGGGTCCACTCTGCCCCCCGGGTCCACACTGCCCCCCGGGTCCACACTGCCCCCCGATGCTGCCCCTTGGGTCCACACTGCCCCTCGGTGCTGCCCCTCGGGTCCACACTGCCCCTCGGGTCCACACTGCCTTGATCTCCTGCTGCTTTTATCTGCCACCTCCTTGGTTCTGCCGCCGcttaagatctcacggcactatttggaaggagagcaggggagttctccaggtgtcctgggcccaatacttatccctcaatcaacatcactaacagatgatctggtcatttatctcattgctcttcATGGGATCTTTGAGGCAAATTCCTGAGGAcgagaaaggcgctacagaaatggtaGTTCTTGCTTTCTTTCATGTACTTTAACATCTGCTGTGTCCCACCTCTCCTCGATATATGGTGAGCACTCCTCTGAACCTCCATCTCTTGTTCCTcctactctctccctcattcctACATCCTGAAACCGTCGCCTACTCCAACTCGCCCTTACCCACGGCCACAAACTGTGGCCCTCAGCCCTGCACAGTCTTCTCTTCCTCACACCACCCACACTGGAACCTCCGAACCACCGCTGGCTTGTTTTGGGCcgacttccccctcccacccccggtgGGTACTGCACCAAAATCCCTCAATAAATAATCGGCCTGCACAGAGCGAGCTGTGGCCTGAGCTCAGTTGCCTTCCTGTGGGGCGGAGCTGCTGCACAACCCCTTACCGCGGGCTGCTTCTGTTCCTCTGATTTCACCTTCAGATTCACCGCCGTTGTCATTTCGTTAAACTTGTCGTACGGAAGTGTTTCCTCACTCAATGCAACTGGCAGCTTGGCCAAGTCGCCGGGACTTTCTGGGATCGGGATAAACTCGGCATTCTCCAGCTCCTGGAAAACCAACAGGACACAGGCATTAAACGAGGCTCGAGCGATCAGGGCACACACTCCGTCCCGCGCGACACACCCAGACAAGGCCATGCATTGGAACCATCAAACCAGCAAATCATTGTAATGGGTCCAATATGAGAGAGCAGAGACTGACTAATACTGTAGGCACGTCACCCACAGGAACAGGCCGATGAGTTAAGGAGTGCCTGAGAGTTTGATAGACCCACTGTCAAACTGTAAAAATGTACACTCATTCCCACTTTATTCTCATCAGGCTCCTGCTGTGTTATCGGGAACATCGTTCATCTTCCCAAGTCTCAGTGAAGTGGGCATTCCTCACATGGGAGCCCAGTGTGGGAGGATATTGCACCTGGGGTGCATCGCTTTACAGCCGCACTGTGCCCGCGGGCTCCGTGCAGCAGGAACACTGGCTTATTCTCACGGTGCTTCCTCTGCTGCAGAGCTAACGAGAACTGTCTCACCACGGAGCTGGGATTTAACCGGGAGCCTCCCGCTGACCTCCCTGCTGGCGGGTTTAAGGCAAGCCTTTCCCACTGCCAGCGGTTACCTGCAGAAGCCACTCGGGACAGGAGCTCTCCGACAAATTGCTGGCAGACTTCAGTGGGTTCAGGATTCCGATTCCGCCCTTGTCCTCTGCTGTTCTTTTCATCCCGTTCTGTCCATCCTCATCCTGTTCATTTCTCACATCATCCTCCACTGGCGACCCCTGTGCAACTAGACGGACACCGAGAGGGTCAGGCACAGCTCATGTGGTGGTGGAAGGGTACCACATACACACCAATAGAAACCACCCTGTAcaactctccatctctcgctcctacTCATTCTTTACCAGGGCTGCTCCCCTGTGGGACCCCGCCCCTCCCTCCGTCTGCACTGTGggaccccttccctccctccgtctgcaCTGTGGGACTCCGCCCCTCCCTCCGTCTGCACTGTGGGACCCCGCCCCTCCCTCCGTCTGCACTGTGggaccccttccctccctccgtctgcaCTGTGggaccccttccctccctccgtctgcaCTGTGGGACCCCGCCCCTCCCTCCGTCTGCACTGTGggaccccttccctccctccgtctgcaCTGTGggaccccttccctccctccgtctgcaCTGTGggaccccttccctccctccgtctgcaCTGTGGGACCCCGCCCCTCCCTCCGTCTGCACTGTGGGACCCCGCCCCTCCCTCCGTCactcctcaaactgtgggacccctcccctccctcagtctcccctcaaactgagggactcctcccctcccccagtctcccattAAACTGAgggactcctcccctcccccagtctcccctcaaactgagggactcctcccctcccccagtctcccctcaaacCGAgggactcctcccctccctcagtctcccctcaaactgagggactcctcccctcccccagtctcccctcaaactgtgggaccccttccctccctccgtctgcaCTGTGGGACCCCGCCCCTCCCTCCGTCACTCCTCAAACTGTggggcccctcccctccctcagtctcccctcaaactgagggacccctcccctccctcagtctcccatcAAACTgagggacccctcccctcccccactcagtcTCCAAACCGTGGGACCGCTCTCCACCCTCAGTCTCCGAAatgtgggactccctccctccccttcctcagtctccaaactgtgggaatccctcccctccctcagtctcccctcaaactgtgggaatccctcccctccctcagtctcccctcaaactgtgaggctccctcccctcccccataatcccctcaaactgtgggactacCCACACTTACCACCACACGTGCACATCGACACACGCGTGGTGAAACCTCGAGACACGGGCAGCGTGATGCACACACCATGATACGCGCTGCGCGAcgcagtgatacagacacagtgagtcaggaggcctacaagaggcccagccggtgcagctgcagcagggagagaaggcaaaaaagtagaaagaaatcgaaaggtgacgtcacagccaagggggtaagtgattggctggtgattggtgagtagtttttcttttttcttttctttatcagtaagtcaccttttagcattgttgttgccaaactaagttaatctaggggttaagtcatggcaggagagctcggacacatgttatgctcctcctgtcatttgtgggaagtcagggacgcttccagtgtccccgacgactatgtgtgcggtaagtgcatccgcctgcagctcctgacagaccgcactgtggcactggagctgcgggtggatttactctggagcatccgcgatgctgaggatgacgtgaatagcacgtttagtgagttggtcacaccgcaggtaaagggtacacagcgagttagggaatggatgaccaacaggaagagcagtgcaaggtaatgctgcggtcatccctctgcaaaacagatacaccgttttgagtactgttgagggggatgactcatcaggggagggcagcagcagccaagttcatggcaccgtggctggctctgctgcacaggagggcaggaaaaagagtgggagagcgatagtgataggggattgtatcgcaaggggaatagataggtgtttctgcggccgcaaccaagactccaggatggtatgttgtctccctggtgcaagggtcaaggatgtctcggagcgggtgcaggacattttgaagagggaggatgaacaggcagttgtcgtggtgcatataggtaccaacgatataggcaaaaaacgggatgaggtcctacaagatgaatttagggagctaggaactcaattaaaaagtaggacctcaaaagtagtaatctcaggattgctaccagtgccaagtgctagtcagagtaggaatcgcaggatagctcagatgaatacatggcttgaggagtggtgcagaagggagggattcaaattcctgggacactggaaccggttctgggggaggtgggaccagtacaaatcggacggtctacacctgggcaggactggaaccaatgtccgagggggagtgtttgctagtgctgttggggaggggttaaactaatatggcagggggatgggaacctatgcagggagacagagggaagtagaatgggggccagaagcaaaagatagaaagaagaaaagtaaaagtggagggcagagaaacccaaggcaaaaagcaaaaagggccacattacagcaaaattctaaaggggcaaaaggtgttaaaaagacaagcctgaaggctctgtgcctcaataagaggaatattcggaatgaggtggacaaattaactgcgcagatatcagttaacggatatgatgtcatttgcATCACggtgacatagctccagggtgactaaggctaggaactcaacatccaggggtattcaacatttaggaaggatagacagaaaggaaaaggaggcggggtggcgttgctgattaaagaggaaattaatgcaatagtaaggagggacattagcctggatgatgtggaatcggtatgggtggagctgcggaataccaatgggcagaaaacgctagtgggagttgtgtacagaccaccaaacagtagtagtgaggttggggacagcatcaaacaagaaattagggatgcatgcaataaaggtacagcatttatcatgggtgactttaatttacatatagattgggctaaccaaactggtagcaatacggtggaggaggatttcctggactgtattagggatggttttctagaccaatatgtcgaggaaccaactcgagggctggccatcctagactgggtgatgtgtaatgagaaaggactaattaacaatcttgttgtgcgaggccccttggggaaagatgaccataatatggtagaattctttagtaagatggagagtgacacagttaattcagaaactagggtcctgaacttaaggaaaggtaacttcgatggtatgaggcatgaattggctagaatagactggcgaatgatacttaaagggttgacagtggataggcaatggcaaacatttaaagatcacatggatgaacgtcaacaattgtacatccctgtctggagtaaaaataaaacggggaaggtggctcaaccgtggttaacaagggaaattaaggatagtgttaaatccaaggaagaggcatataaattggccagaaaaagcagcaaacctgaggactgggagaattttgtaatacagcagaggaggacaaagggtttaattaggagggggaaaatagagtatgagaggaagcttgctggaacataaaaactgactgcaaaagcttctatagatatgtgaagaggaaaagattagtgaagacaaacgtaggtcccttgcagtcagactcaggtgaatttataatggagaacaaagaaatggcggaccagttaaacaaatactttggttctgttttcacgaaacaAATAAcgttcctgaaatactaggggaccgagggtctagtgagaaggaggaactgaaggatatccttattaggcaggaaattgtgttagggaaattgatgggattgaaggcctataaatctccggggcctgatagtctgcatcccagagtacttaaggaagtggccatagaaataatggatgcattagtgatcattttctaacagtctatcgactctggatcagttcctatggactggaggataactaatgtaacaccactgtttaaaaaaggagggagaaagaaaacggataattatagttaacctgacatcagtagtggggaaaatgttgaaatcaattattaaagatgaaatagcaacgcatatgaaaagcagtgataggatcagtccaaggcagcatggatttatgaaagggaaatcatgcttgacaaatcttctggaattttttgaggatgtaactagcagagtggacaagggagaaccagtggatgtggtatatttggactttaaaaaggcttttgacaaggtccaacacaagagattggtgtgcaatatcaatgcacatggtattggggataatgtattgacatggatagagaactggttggcagataggaagcagagagtcggaataaacgggtccttttcagaatggcaggcagtgactagtggagtgccgcagggctcagtgctgggaccccagctctttacaatatacattaatgatttagatgaaggaattgagtgtaatatctccaagtttgcagatgacactaaactgggtggcggtgtgagctgtgaggaggacgctaagagactgcagagtgacttggacaggttaggtgagtgggcaaatgcatggcagatgcagtataatgtggataaatgtgaggttgtccactttgggggcaaaaacacgaaggcagaatattatctgaatggcagattaggaaaaggggaggtgcaacgagacctgggtgtcatggtacatcagtcattgaaagttggcatgcaggtacagcaggcggtgaagaaggcaaatggtatgttggtcttcatagctaggattttaagtataggagcaggaaggtcttactgcagttgtacagggccttggtgacctggaatattgtgttcagttttggtctcctaatctgagaaaggacgttcttgctattgagcgagtgcagcgaaggttcaccagactgattcccgggatggcgggactgacatatgaggagagactgaatcaactgggcctttatacactggagtttagaaggatgagaggggatctcatagaaacttacaagattctgacgggactagacaggttagatgcaggaagaatgttcccgatgttggggaagtccagaaccaggggacacagtcttaggataaggggtaggccatttaggactaagatgaggagaaacttcttcactcagagagttgctaacctgtggaattccctaccgcagagagttgttgatgccagttcattggatatattcaagagggagttagatatggcccttactgctaaagggatcaaggggtatggagagaaagcaggaaaggggtactgagggaatgatcagccatgatcttattgaatggtggtgcaggctcgaagggccgaatgcctactgctgcacctattttgtatgtcacacacacacactccatgttATACACAATGTTATAACCGGACACTGCAGCTCGCATGCATCCTTTATACACATAGTGTGTCTGGAAATTTATTTGTAATCATCTATGTATATACattgtgacacagttaaatcacgtGTAGCCACGATCACTGATACATGTCAGTCACACTCACCCGCTCCAATAGACAGCCCACTGCTGTTCGATCGAATGGTTTTCGACACGAATAcaatttctggaataaaaagggtacAAAGCTTTGTTTGTGGAGATTTCACAGAACATAAAGAAGAATAAATGGTTCTCCGAGCTCTGTAACAGGACACTGCCACCAGGCACTGGGAGGCTGACAGACGGGAACAGTGGGCAGTCCCACCCTGGCCTGCGCCAGTCAAAACAGGTCGCTTTTATACTGCAAAACACAGAGCCCTTCTATACAAACCCTCCACACACCGGGAATTCAGATAAGCAGCATcctagtgtcagttgtggctcagtgggcagcactcacacctctgagtcaggtcatgagtacaagtcccactccagagacttgagcacaaaatccaggcactactgagggagcgccgcactgtcggaggggcagtactgagggagcgccgcactgtcggaggggcagtactgagggagcgccgcactgtcggaggggcagtactgagggagcgccgcactgtcggaggggcagtactgagggagcgccgcactgtcggaggggcagtactgagggagcgccgcactgtcggaggggcagtactgagggagcgccgcactgtcggaggggcagtactgagggagcgccgcactgtcggaggggcagtactgagggagcgctgcactgtcggagcgctgcactgtcggaggggcagtactgagggagcgccgcactgtcggaggggcagtactgggggagcgccgcactgtcggaggggcagtactgagggagcgccgcactgtcggagggacagtactgagggagcgctgcactgtcggagcgctgcactgtcggaggggcagtactgagggagcgctgcactgtcggagtgccgcactgtcggaggggcagtactgagggagcgccgcactatcggaggggcagtactgggggagcgccgcactgtcggaggggcagtactgagggagcgccgcactgtcggaggggcagtactgagggagcgccgcactgtcggagggacagtactgagggagactcccTCCTGTTGGGTGATCTTGGGGGAGGCTCCATTCCTGGAGTGGGGTGAAATTACGACATGCTCTGGCCCGGCTGTGAAATTGCGGGTACTGCCTCTCACATCAAGTGGAACGCAATGTCGTGTGCTCCACTTCCATTTGGGGCGGCTTCTCTGCCTCGCGCTAACACCTTTCAACGTTccttcccttccattaaaggggagggattcTGCAAACTCTGCACGGCCATTTGAaggcccccactgggccccaggctgAACGATCGCAGTCCGGACCACGCAACAGCAAAGTGGAACAGGCCGATCAGTGAAGATAAACAATTGTGCCACAGCGCGCCTCCCCTTTACCAGTTTGCCACCCGCGAGGTTGGCGCGAGCATTGCCCACGGTGGCCTCACGGGCCAATTTCCAGCTCCAGCCGATGATGACATTGGTGGAGGCACGGCAGCCTGGGGCGCCACTCGCGGAGCACGCCTCTCACTGACTCCCACGCAATTATGGTGgtgcc
Encoded here:
- the LOC139247860 gene encoding serine/threonine-protein kinase Nek9-like; protein product: MTSLTLSKQLAIYKIRTVSAGKTHTAAIDERGRLLTFGCNKYGQLGVGDYKKRDGINVLVGALGGKQVTRVSCGDGFTIASTDDNQIFAWGNGGNGRLGMMATEKGFGSEICTSWPRPIFGSLHNVSDLSCQGWHTILIAEIVFVSKTIRSNSSGLSIGAVAQGSPVEDDVRNEQDEDGQNGMKRTAEDKGGIGILNPLKSASNLSESSCPEWLLQELENAEFIPIPESPGDLAKLPVALSEETLPYDKFNEMTTAVNLKVKSEEQKQPAVRGCAAAPPHRKATELRPQLALCRPIIY